One genomic region from Equus caballus isolate H_3958 breed thoroughbred chromosome 4, TB-T2T, whole genome shotgun sequence encodes:
- the CDCA7L gene encoding cell division cycle-associated 7-like protein isoform X1: MELATRAQIPKEVADIFNAPSDDEEFVGFRDDVPMETLSSEESCDSFDSLESGKQQDVRFHPKYFTEELRRIFIEDTDSETEDFEGFTQSDLNVNSNPEVMLMESDLSDDSKASLGSEEEEDEEEEKASPRRSRRRRSSIGLRVAFQFPTKKLAKKSDKNNASEPLFSSSHLQDNKKAILGRKKSCRRGKERDDSASESGDDSRDEGQESSDALLKRTMNIKENKAMLAQLLAELNSMPDFFPVRTPSSASKKRTARRAFSEGPTTRRTNPARSARPPEKFALENFTVSAAKFAEEFYSFRRRKTISGGKCQGSRRRHRLSSFRPVEDITEEDLENVAITVRDKIYDKVLGNTCHQCRQKTIDTKTVCRNQSCGGVRGQFCGPCLRNRYGEDVRSALLDPDWMCPPCRGICNCSYCRKRDGRCATGILIHLAKFYGYNNVKEYLESLQKRLVEDN, translated from the exons ATCCCCAAAGAAGTGGCTGACATCTTTAACGCCCCCAGTGATGATGAAGAGTTCGTCGGTTTCCGAGATGATGTTCCCATGGAAACCCTCTCATCAGAGGAGAGCTGCGATAGTTTTGACTCACTGGAGTCAGGGAAACAG CAGGATGTGCGATTCCATCCCAAATACTTTACAGAAGAGCTGAGAAGAATTTTTATAGAGGACACTGACTCAGAGACAGAGGATTTTGAAGGATTTACGCAGAGTGATCTGAATGTGAACAGTAACCCAGAAGTGATG CTCATGGAGTCAGATTTGAGCGACGACAGTAAAGCCTCTTTAGggagtgaggaagaggaagatgaggaagaagagaaggctaGCCCCAGAAGGAGCAGGCGTAGAAGAAGCAGCATTGGTCTTCGGGTAGCCTTTCAGTTCCCTACCAAGAAACTGgcaaaaaaatcagataaaaacaATGCTTCTGAGCCGCTGTTTTCCAGCTCACACTTACAGGACAATAAAAAAGCAAttcttggaagaaagaaaagctgcAGACGGGGGAAGGAAAGGGACGATTCTGCCTCTGAGTCTGGCGACGACTCCAGGGATGAGGGCCAGGAGAGCTCAGATGCTCTGCTGAAAAGGACCATGAACATCAAGGAGAACAAGGCCATG CTTGCTCAGTTATTGGCAGAATTGAACTCGATGCCAGATTTCTTCCCAGTACGAACCCCAAGCTCGGCTTCT AAGAAGAGAACAGCGAGGCGGGCCTTCTCGGAGGGACCGACCACGCGGCGCACGAACCCGGCCCGGAGCGCCCGGCCTCCCGAGAAGTTTGCTCTGGAGAACTTCACTGTCTCAGCTGCCAAGTTTGCagaagagttttacagtttccgAAGAAGGAAGACCATTAGTGGG GGGAAGTGCCAGGGCTCTCGACGGCGTCACCGTCTGTCTTCTTTTCGCCCCGTGGAGGATATCACTGAAGAGGACTTAGAAAATGTTGCCATAACTGTTCGAGATAAAATCTATGATAAAGTTCTG GGTAACACCTGCCATCAGTGTCGGCAGAAGACCATCGACACCAAGACAGTGTGTCGGAACCAGAGCTGCGGCGGGGTGCGAGGGCAGTTTTGTGGGCCGTGCCTGCGGAATCGCTATGGCGAGGACGTGCGGTCAGCACTGCTGGACCCG GATTGGATGTGTCCTCCCTGCCGGGGGATCTGCAATTGCAGTTACTGTCGGAAGCGTGATGGCCGCTGTGCCACGGGGATCCTCATTCATCTGGCCAAGTTTTATGGTTATAATAACGTTAAGGAGTATCTGGAGAG
- the CDCA7L gene encoding cell division cycle-associated 7-like protein isoform X4 — translation MELATRAQIPKEVADIFNAPSDDEEFVGFRDDVPMETLSSEESCDSFDSLESGKQDVRFHPKYFTEELRRIFIEDTDSETEDFEGFTQSDLNVNSNPEVMLMESDLSDDSKASLGSEEEEDEEEEKASPRRSRRRRSSIGLRVAFQFPTKKLAKKSDKNNASEPLFSSSHLQDNKKAILGRKKSCRRGKERDDSASESGDDSRDEGQESSDALLKRTMNIKENKAMLAQLLAELNSMPDFFPVRTPSSASKRTARRAFSEGPTTRRTNPARSARPPEKFALENFTVSAAKFAEEFYSFRRRKTISGGKCQGSRRRHRLSSFRPVEDITEEDLENVAITVRDKIYDKVLGNTCHQCRQKTIDTKTVCRNQSCGGVRGQFCGPCLRNRYGEDVRSALLDPDWMCPPCRGICNCSYCRKRDGRCATGILIHLAKFYGYNNVKEYLESLQKRLVEDN, via the exons ATCCCCAAAGAAGTGGCTGACATCTTTAACGCCCCCAGTGATGATGAAGAGTTCGTCGGTTTCCGAGATGATGTTCCCATGGAAACCCTCTCATCAGAGGAGAGCTGCGATAGTTTTGACTCACTGGAGTCAGGGAAACAG GATGTGCGATTCCATCCCAAATACTTTACAGAAGAGCTGAGAAGAATTTTTATAGAGGACACTGACTCAGAGACAGAGGATTTTGAAGGATTTACGCAGAGTGATCTGAATGTGAACAGTAACCCAGAAGTGATG CTCATGGAGTCAGATTTGAGCGACGACAGTAAAGCCTCTTTAGggagtgaggaagaggaagatgaggaagaagagaaggctaGCCCCAGAAGGAGCAGGCGTAGAAGAAGCAGCATTGGTCTTCGGGTAGCCTTTCAGTTCCCTACCAAGAAACTGgcaaaaaaatcagataaaaacaATGCTTCTGAGCCGCTGTTTTCCAGCTCACACTTACAGGACAATAAAAAAGCAAttcttggaagaaagaaaagctgcAGACGGGGGAAGGAAAGGGACGATTCTGCCTCTGAGTCTGGCGACGACTCCAGGGATGAGGGCCAGGAGAGCTCAGATGCTCTGCTGAAAAGGACCATGAACATCAAGGAGAACAAGGCCATG CTTGCTCAGTTATTGGCAGAATTGAACTCGATGCCAGATTTCTTCCCAGTACGAACCCCAAGCTCGGCTTCT AAGAGAACAGCGAGGCGGGCCTTCTCGGAGGGACCGACCACGCGGCGCACGAACCCGGCCCGGAGCGCCCGGCCTCCCGAGAAGTTTGCTCTGGAGAACTTCACTGTCTCAGCTGCCAAGTTTGCagaagagttttacagtttccgAAGAAGGAAGACCATTAGTGGG GGGAAGTGCCAGGGCTCTCGACGGCGTCACCGTCTGTCTTCTTTTCGCCCCGTGGAGGATATCACTGAAGAGGACTTAGAAAATGTTGCCATAACTGTTCGAGATAAAATCTATGATAAAGTTCTG GGTAACACCTGCCATCAGTGTCGGCAGAAGACCATCGACACCAAGACAGTGTGTCGGAACCAGAGCTGCGGCGGGGTGCGAGGGCAGTTTTGTGGGCCGTGCCTGCGGAATCGCTATGGCGAGGACGTGCGGTCAGCACTGCTGGACCCG GATTGGATGTGTCCTCCCTGCCGGGGGATCTGCAATTGCAGTTACTGTCGGAAGCGTGATGGCCGCTGTGCCACGGGGATCCTCATTCATCTGGCCAAGTTTTATGGTTATAATAACGTTAAGGAGTATCTGGAGAG
- the CDCA7L gene encoding cell division cycle-associated 7-like protein isoform X3: MELATRAQIPKEVADIFNAPSDDEEFVGFRDDVPMETLSSEESCDSFDSLESGKQQDVRFHPKYFTEELRRIFIEDTDSETEDFEGFTQSDLNVNSNPEVMLMESDLSDDSKASLGSEEEEDEEEEKASPRRSRRRRSSIGLRVAFQFPTKKLAKKSDKNNASEPLFSSSHLQDNKKAILGRKKSCRRGKERDDSASESGDDSRDEGQESSDALLKRTMNIKENKAMLAQLLAELNSMPDFFPVRTPSSASKRTARRAFSEGPTTRRTNPARSARPPEKFALENFTVSAAKFAEEFYSFRRRKTISGGKCQGSRRRHRLSSFRPVEDITEEDLENVAITVRDKIYDKVLGNTCHQCRQKTIDTKTVCRNQSCGGVRGQFCGPCLRNRYGEDVRSALLDPDWMCPPCRGICNCSYCRKRDGRCATGILIHLAKFYGYNNVKEYLESLQKRLVEDN, from the exons ATCCCCAAAGAAGTGGCTGACATCTTTAACGCCCCCAGTGATGATGAAGAGTTCGTCGGTTTCCGAGATGATGTTCCCATGGAAACCCTCTCATCAGAGGAGAGCTGCGATAGTTTTGACTCACTGGAGTCAGGGAAACAG CAGGATGTGCGATTCCATCCCAAATACTTTACAGAAGAGCTGAGAAGAATTTTTATAGAGGACACTGACTCAGAGACAGAGGATTTTGAAGGATTTACGCAGAGTGATCTGAATGTGAACAGTAACCCAGAAGTGATG CTCATGGAGTCAGATTTGAGCGACGACAGTAAAGCCTCTTTAGggagtgaggaagaggaagatgaggaagaagagaaggctaGCCCCAGAAGGAGCAGGCGTAGAAGAAGCAGCATTGGTCTTCGGGTAGCCTTTCAGTTCCCTACCAAGAAACTGgcaaaaaaatcagataaaaacaATGCTTCTGAGCCGCTGTTTTCCAGCTCACACTTACAGGACAATAAAAAAGCAAttcttggaagaaagaaaagctgcAGACGGGGGAAGGAAAGGGACGATTCTGCCTCTGAGTCTGGCGACGACTCCAGGGATGAGGGCCAGGAGAGCTCAGATGCTCTGCTGAAAAGGACCATGAACATCAAGGAGAACAAGGCCATG CTTGCTCAGTTATTGGCAGAATTGAACTCGATGCCAGATTTCTTCCCAGTACGAACCCCAAGCTCGGCTTCT AAGAGAACAGCGAGGCGGGCCTTCTCGGAGGGACCGACCACGCGGCGCACGAACCCGGCCCGGAGCGCCCGGCCTCCCGAGAAGTTTGCTCTGGAGAACTTCACTGTCTCAGCTGCCAAGTTTGCagaagagttttacagtttccgAAGAAGGAAGACCATTAGTGGG GGGAAGTGCCAGGGCTCTCGACGGCGTCACCGTCTGTCTTCTTTTCGCCCCGTGGAGGATATCACTGAAGAGGACTTAGAAAATGTTGCCATAACTGTTCGAGATAAAATCTATGATAAAGTTCTG GGTAACACCTGCCATCAGTGTCGGCAGAAGACCATCGACACCAAGACAGTGTGTCGGAACCAGAGCTGCGGCGGGGTGCGAGGGCAGTTTTGTGGGCCGTGCCTGCGGAATCGCTATGGCGAGGACGTGCGGTCAGCACTGCTGGACCCG GATTGGATGTGTCCTCCCTGCCGGGGGATCTGCAATTGCAGTTACTGTCGGAAGCGTGATGGCCGCTGTGCCACGGGGATCCTCATTCATCTGGCCAAGTTTTATGGTTATAATAACGTTAAGGAGTATCTGGAGAG
- the CDCA7L gene encoding cell division cycle-associated 7-like protein isoform X2 yields the protein MELATRAQIPKEVADIFNAPSDDEEFVGFRDDVPMETLSSEESCDSFDSLESGKQDVRFHPKYFTEELRRIFIEDTDSETEDFEGFTQSDLNVNSNPEVMLMESDLSDDSKASLGSEEEEDEEEEKASPRRSRRRRSSIGLRVAFQFPTKKLAKKSDKNNASEPLFSSSHLQDNKKAILGRKKSCRRGKERDDSASESGDDSRDEGQESSDALLKRTMNIKENKAMLAQLLAELNSMPDFFPVRTPSSASKKRTARRAFSEGPTTRRTNPARSARPPEKFALENFTVSAAKFAEEFYSFRRRKTISGGKCQGSRRRHRLSSFRPVEDITEEDLENVAITVRDKIYDKVLGNTCHQCRQKTIDTKTVCRNQSCGGVRGQFCGPCLRNRYGEDVRSALLDPDWMCPPCRGICNCSYCRKRDGRCATGILIHLAKFYGYNNVKEYLESLQKRLVEDN from the exons ATCCCCAAAGAAGTGGCTGACATCTTTAACGCCCCCAGTGATGATGAAGAGTTCGTCGGTTTCCGAGATGATGTTCCCATGGAAACCCTCTCATCAGAGGAGAGCTGCGATAGTTTTGACTCACTGGAGTCAGGGAAACAG GATGTGCGATTCCATCCCAAATACTTTACAGAAGAGCTGAGAAGAATTTTTATAGAGGACACTGACTCAGAGACAGAGGATTTTGAAGGATTTACGCAGAGTGATCTGAATGTGAACAGTAACCCAGAAGTGATG CTCATGGAGTCAGATTTGAGCGACGACAGTAAAGCCTCTTTAGggagtgaggaagaggaagatgaggaagaagagaaggctaGCCCCAGAAGGAGCAGGCGTAGAAGAAGCAGCATTGGTCTTCGGGTAGCCTTTCAGTTCCCTACCAAGAAACTGgcaaaaaaatcagataaaaacaATGCTTCTGAGCCGCTGTTTTCCAGCTCACACTTACAGGACAATAAAAAAGCAAttcttggaagaaagaaaagctgcAGACGGGGGAAGGAAAGGGACGATTCTGCCTCTGAGTCTGGCGACGACTCCAGGGATGAGGGCCAGGAGAGCTCAGATGCTCTGCTGAAAAGGACCATGAACATCAAGGAGAACAAGGCCATG CTTGCTCAGTTATTGGCAGAATTGAACTCGATGCCAGATTTCTTCCCAGTACGAACCCCAAGCTCGGCTTCT AAGAAGAGAACAGCGAGGCGGGCCTTCTCGGAGGGACCGACCACGCGGCGCACGAACCCGGCCCGGAGCGCCCGGCCTCCCGAGAAGTTTGCTCTGGAGAACTTCACTGTCTCAGCTGCCAAGTTTGCagaagagttttacagtttccgAAGAAGGAAGACCATTAGTGGG GGGAAGTGCCAGGGCTCTCGACGGCGTCACCGTCTGTCTTCTTTTCGCCCCGTGGAGGATATCACTGAAGAGGACTTAGAAAATGTTGCCATAACTGTTCGAGATAAAATCTATGATAAAGTTCTG GGTAACACCTGCCATCAGTGTCGGCAGAAGACCATCGACACCAAGACAGTGTGTCGGAACCAGAGCTGCGGCGGGGTGCGAGGGCAGTTTTGTGGGCCGTGCCTGCGGAATCGCTATGGCGAGGACGTGCGGTCAGCACTGCTGGACCCG GATTGGATGTGTCCTCCCTGCCGGGGGATCTGCAATTGCAGTTACTGTCGGAAGCGTGATGGCCGCTGTGCCACGGGGATCCTCATTCATCTGGCCAAGTTTTATGGTTATAATAACGTTAAGGAGTATCTGGAGAG